The sequence AATatgttgttaataaaattttttttatattgaacgGTTGCCTGTTTAGAGCCACGAGGTCGGGATGAAATCTCTTGTAATGCTGGACGAACAAGGCGGTAAGCCATTTAACTAGAtcataacataaatttaaacaataaattttaaataaaattcgataaTTTTTGGTAACAATCGACAcgagtttatatataaatatattcaacaacttttaagaaattatcaagatttataatatataccagcattattataatatgaaaCCCAACAACACCATacaatgttaattattattttacttaatatacaatatatatatatattcattgtACACTGACCATCAAATACAGGagtaacaaatatataaaactgtATGACTAAGACGATTATGACGAAGAGACAATTCTTTAAACGCTAAAAAtctatttacttatatatagatagagtaaaaatgtttaactaacaaataacatttaacactagtaattgataataaattaagagcAGTAAGTAATAACAACAAATGCCCACTAATTACCAATCATCTAGTCCGCCAACCAACCGCCCAATAAACAGTCTAACAGTCGCATTTATAACAGCGAACTGTTATtccaaatacaaaaaaaattaacattaattaaatattcagatTAACATCTTAgataatatacatttatgcattactaatatttattaatatattaattaattaatgatacacttgtaaaaaataaataacaattgatATCCTTGACAATAACTATGAGCACCAAATAAAATTGGAGTAATATATTTAACAGCTTTAATTTAACATGCTGACCCAATTATGACTtaacgtaaaaattttattttgtacgtataaaaaaaatgaaaacccGATAACATCATCAATCATTTGTTAACAACTTATTTTATCActcaatcatatataatcaattactaataattacaatcatgccattgtcatttatttttatttattgctagtatttttatcattaacaattaaaagtttaaatatcaccatttaaataattgacaatttttttataaattattcaaagagTTTTTGAGaatgcaataaaattatcaattatttttttcttttttcttttgttaattatattaattaaaaattgtcaattaataaaactaacagtacattttttaaatatatatcaaagtAAACAAAATCATCTAAACTACTATTGGCTGTAAAATAGTACAAAGTAGTGTAAAAAGAAAGCATTAATTTCCATTGATACTCCAATAATAGTGGCAATTAacttaaaacaataaaataaagttttaaaaatgaatgctcatttatttactttttgttttgttcctttttttttgacaattaacAGAGCAATTGGACCGAATCGAAGAGGGGATGGATCAGATAAATGCAGATATGCGAGAAGCAGAGAAAAATCTCACGGGAATGGAAAAATGTTGTGGCATTTGCGTGCTGCCTTGCAACaagtatacttttattttttttttcaatacatttAAACACTATGTCTACAacatatatctatgtataaatatagatatgtatacatactatatataaatcaattattatcgattattccttttttttatctttttttcttattttttggATACAATGGATAGCGAAACAACagcaaaaaatatcaaacaagagtgatatctatatgtataaaatattcgaTTTTAAGGGGAGCGAGTTTCAAAGAGGATGAAGGAACGTGGAAGGGCAATGACGATGGCAAAGTCGTCAATAATCAACCACAGCGGGTGATGGATGATCGTAATGGACTTGGACCTCAGGGTGGCTACAttgcaaaaattaataatgacgCACGTGAAAATGAAATGGAAGACAATATGGGTCAAGTTTCAACGATGATTggtaatttaagaaatatggCTATCGACATGGGAAGTGAACTGGAGAATCAGAATCGCCAGATTGATAGGATCAATcgcaaagtaattatttttaaaaatataaatcattaatacTGTAAATAATTGGGAGTGAACCCCAAGtaattacagattttatttaaatccgaattcactccgtcacttAGAATTCCGGAGTTAAAAAGAACCACTCGGTATGAGGAGTAAACAGGGAGTTTGTTTTCTCAACTGAGTGACTTCGGAGtgatctgaattttatttcaatttgtaTTCACTCCGAACcgaattttcaatattaaattaaactccccttcggagtgaatttcgcTCCGAggggataaaataaataagtaatcaTTCGCTTCGCATTCCCTATGGATTtactccgctaattttttactatgtatttatatttattgttataattaattaattaattattattattgttataaaaaattaacataatttgtatttaaaaaataagtctaaattaataacgtctgaatttttttcacaggGTGAATCAAACGAAACACGAATACAAGTGGCGAATGAACGGGCACATCAGCTACTTAAATAAGCTGGttaacaagaaaataaataataatatttccggcatatataaaatttattttattccccAATCCCGCCTTTAGCTAAATTTATCTAAGaataaattcaacttattCTAAACGCTCTTTGCATCATCAATCATACCTTCAATGTGCAATTCGAGATTATTAATTAGACTAGCAGTatccagaaaaaaataataatacgtatttataattagatatttttgaCTTGATAATTAATCAGTAGCTAGAGATGAAAAACaaagattaataattaataattccaGTATTACTTTacttaattaaacaattaaaaaacgaACAAAAATCCAAACGAATTAATGATAATGTctatttaatacaattaaatattatttaaatctcgattgcatttattgtaaaacaaatttatcgCTAAAAATATTGCGATGtatgttgttgttattattgtattagATTTCTGTCGAACAAATACCTTAAgtataatgaaaaaacaaaaaaaaattaatttctttattaatattataaataaatttgcaaataatataattgcttaattataatacaagcgtatattgaataattgattacaatttgcacaaattaaatttctggaTGTTACGCACGGTTGATTGATTATTACTGGTGGGAATGTGAGGAATGTTGTTCCGGTAACTAAATTTGTTACCTTGTGTATAGAATGGTCATTTAAttgatcattaaatttaaaaaaaatacataatatatgttataaatCGTAGATATTGTTAAACatacaattgttatttttcaccttcatcattattattattataaaaatttttatttcatttccaaacatacatacacacatttcataacacaaataaataaatttaaaaattgcgatacgtttttcataaataaatgatatttttcgcGGTGAAAATTGATTgcaataactaatttaaaagattaatATATGGAAAACagtatagaattaaaaaacaaaaatacaaatacGAGATAggcaaattaaataaacggcGCTACCGTAGAGATTCACGTATTTTATCTTCCTCGAGTAATGAAGCATCCGCTCTTTTTTTGCATACCAATCAATaaagcaatttaattaataaaaatattatcaatttattaattgataataaaatagttgatcgaaagtaaatttaattaattaagaagaaaaatataaagtaaattagTATAGAAATATCAACTGTCTTGTGTGATGAATCGTAAAAGATTATTTGCTTTGACAGAAACATATCGATGGCGGTATTGTAAATTGTGACGATCAACTCGATTTTGTACAACACGTGAATGTCTACGATTTATCAGGTgtacttaaaaagaaaaattaatatatgtatacatatataatatatatttatattaatatacaaattCCATGCATTCCAGTAGAtttcgtttttattaaaacaaaacagATTGTGAATAATTGTAgatattgaacaaaaaaaattaattaatcgaattaaaattaaattgattttcgTAGCGACGTAgacaaataaattgataataaataaaaataaatggtatTAAGAGGGGGATTTGTTCCACTGGATGCGGGCAAATATGAACTTTGAGTGCTGAGCAcggttcttaaaaataaattaaaaaaaaagaaactaaattttgattaatagtCTTATTTATAGactatacaaatatatatattgtaaccttaattttttctctgatCTTACgtaaaatgtataataataataaaaataacacgaggaatcaagatttaaagaaacaaataataaataaagaaagaatgAAATACAAAATGCCTATGtacttatttgaaaattaaaaaaaaaaatgaaaataaactgctataacaattaaaaacatacTTATTACTAGtaatggatttatttttttgtaaaattatttttatcactaatattttttataatttataataatatatataaaaaaaattcattcatttatcaatataaataattaaggtgATCATTAATGAGATcaatctatttaattaattaattataaaactggtaaaaatataatattgtagtgtcaaaaagtataatttattaattgacatGTCGAGATAATTGTCGTGTTTTTAAAGTATATCGCGGGCTCTGACGTTTTGGCGTTCCAGAAGACGGTGGCACAGCTTTCAACGGCGTCCTTCGAGAATCGATAGCCGGTCTTCGTACCAGGGACCGTGCGCTTTTTGGTGTCTTTGTTGAGAGTGGTTTTTTTATATGAGGTGTATTTATAGTACTCACATCTACAAACTCACCAGCGCGATTAACTAAATTGTGTTCGGCCTTTATACTCGTTGTATTCATAGACGTAGTGCTATATCGACTTGCTGAATTTAAACCACGATTACTTTCTCTCCTTGCACTCGGAGATAAAAATTGATCATCAACTTCAACTGTCtgtttattttcttgatttgACAATAGACTGTGACGACGATTTGAACGTTTATCTAATGACTGACGACTACTGTTTGGAGTAATTGTTATTTCACTTGgagattttgataattttggtCGCGTTCCATAACTCTTTGGACTTTTGCATTTTTTCTTACGAATATTTTCTACTGGCActgatttattatcttttaattCACGATGCCCATTAATATTCCTCCTCTGTCGTTCCATTAAAGATTCTTGAGTACTTTTATTCTCATTGTGATCAAATAGTCTAGCTTTAGCCAACACCATTCCTGCATTCTGAGTACGTAGTTTAGCTATGGAAGCTCGCGCTGTTTGAACAGCCGGTGCAGTTGTTCTCGCTGGAGTTTCGCATTCGAAATATACACTTGCATTTttccatgatatttttttctctgtgaCTATTTCAAACATACGTGAATCACTACAGTACTTACTTTGTTCTTCATCACGTGTAATATTACGTTGactacttgttttttttagtttatcaaTCCGACTATTTAATTGAATGTTCTCATTAATAAGTTCATTGCCATGAAATGAAGACGCTCGGCGTACATTAGCTATTGATGATTTAGgcatattgataatatttaatgatgcTTCATCATCACTGAGAATAGAACCAGTATGTTCAGCTGTATTGCTAATCAGTGTACTTAATTGTTTTTGCAGATACATCAAACGTGCATTTGTTTCATCACTGCAGAATGAAGTGACATCATCATTGTCATTCTCAGATGTTTCAGTAGTTAACTTTTTTGTTTGCATTTTTTCCGAAACTTGCCAAGATGATGAATTATGACTCAGTCGCCTACGCCCGGTAATTGGTTTTTCTTGGGAACGTCTTCGTAAGCTACTGATTCTCCGAGCACTCGGCGATCTTATAACTTTATGCTCGGCACTTCTacgtatttttaattctttagaCAAACGTCTGGCTAAATGATCAGCTGATACAATACTTTCAATACTAGCTTCTTCAAGTGTTTTTTCATATTCATTCTGTACATCTGTTACAGAATTTGTCGATAATCTTTTATTACCACCGTGATCAATACCATCAATACCAAACTCTTGTGAAATACGTGATTCAATTGCTGATACTCGATTTTTAATCTCTTCATACTCTCTTTTAGGTATTTTAACATATTCTTCAGACGATTCATCTTTACTGTACGTTACTAATTCACCAGATAATTTATCttcacaataattaaatgcagatgattcattacttttatttaaattgaataaacgTTGAGATCTACGTCGTTGACATGTTGGATCAATGTCATCACGTTCTCCATTCTCATCAGATAAGTTAACATCTGCGTCTCTAAATACATCTTCATATTGATCGGAGGTAATTGTAGCTCTTGCAATACGTTCATTTTGTCTTTTAGCTACTGAAGGAGATGTCATTAATGACGAAGCACTCCAATTTTGTAATCGAcgttttttcatacttttctTTGAAGAGGCATCACTGGAAGCACTCCAACGTCGTTCTATTGGAGAACTACTAGgacttttttcttcttttgttACTTCGAGCTCATTAACTTTTTGCTTACTCCGCGACACAAAACGATCAAGACTTATTCCTAATTTTTTAGACTTTTCATGTTTCTGGTTATTATGAATTCCCACACTTGTACCATGAGACAAATATTTGCGTACTTTAGATGATTTTTGGGCTGAATGTTTATCAATTGATTTCCTGTCTCTTGGTGAAGTGACAATCAATTGTGGGATCGAAGCCGCAGTATTCATATCACCGTCCAGCGagtttcgtttttttttcatattcacTGCCTGCGCGGATACTCCTTCAGCGTTTCGTCGTTTTTTTCCAGCTTTATTCGGTGAAACTTGGGATGATTCATGAGTTAAAGCTTTCAAATGGTTTCCACTTGACGGACCAATAGCCTCAGGCGATCCATTCTTgccaactattttttttagtccatTTAGCATTCCTGcagtgcaaaaaaaatattgataattagaaataaatttaatataattaaattttaaaagcttaCGAGTAAGACTTCCACTCCGatgtttctttttcttttccttCAAACGATCTTCAATAGTACGATCAATATCAATGTCCATACAATAACTTTCTTTTTGATGttcatcaattaaattctTTGGTAAAACACCAATACATCGAgcattttcaattaaaatctatcgatatttaataataatttataaataaatgtttactgaaaaatataataccataaattattaaaaattacaaacctTGACTATAAAAAGATGAGCTTCAAGTCTTGTTTGCATAGCAGTCATCGTTGTTTCACGCAAGGGCATGATATTCGGTCCAATTACTTTAGCCAAGTTATCACTAGACATTTTATTATCGCACTCATGCTgtgatacattttttaaaaaatccataaaaaaagcTAGGGTATTTAAATGAAGAGACGGTAATAACATACAAGCCATGAGTATTGCTTCAACTTTTGAGCATTTTAGCATAACACATCGTATAAATATCTCATGGTAATCATATGGAATAATTGGCTCTGGAAGAtcgcgaaaatattttttaagacaaTTAGCAACATCAAGTGGATGGTATTTTTCTCCTAATTCATTTCCATTATCTAATCTCGATATCAATTCTTTTTGCCGGGCTTGGGATCCAGCTTTTCTGAATAAACCTTCTTGATTAACatgtttttcaataaaaacaatagCATGTTTTACAAATATCGGCACTTGTACAATTGCTCCAGACGACAATTGTACAACATCCAACGGTTGATTCTGCAACGGCacattgaaaactttttttaatttgtcgcactgtttatcatcattatcattttttttgacatgtCTTTTAATACGTGATTTTATTCCTAAATTACGTAATTGACTTGTAATTGAATTTATCACTTTATCTTTGTCCGAAACATCgtatattaacattttttttatattataaataaactttttaaaactttagctttgcgcgtgtgtgtgttgCTGATGTTTTTACACAACAGCCAAACTGTTGTCAGACCCATCTAGAGGATTTTACTTTCTGCTGTTGTCAGATGAATTTCTTCCTTATCAACATCTATCTTTATTCAATAATGACATCTAGTGTAATCTGATGGTTATATATGTAGTATGTTTAGATCCAGGGTTGCCAGATTGGACTACTTATCTCGAATTGGGCGACTTTTAATGTTTCAGGATTAAACAATCttgatcattatttttaatttccatttgCCAATGACTTGAATTAAACTTCATTCCAATTCggtatgtatgtacatattaaCGGTGCATTTCGGAATGTACCCTTAtcaattattcttattacttgcgcggtaaatttaaatatttgaaaaataaattattagaaattggagaaaactaaaaatcgtacgtcaaaataaaatggcggcagaatatgataaataagtatttaaaaaattaaaaaaaaaaaaaaaaaaaaaacactcaaatgtttgaacaaaccttggtggggaaataatatgcagaagggtgtcctaatacacttggagatttgaattaaattgctccaagtgtattgcagctaaaaaaacgtcacttaactgctatttcccaccagacgatgccagatgattttgctcaggaacttggaagttatcagcatcagcaatccgcaacactttacactagcactgaacactcaacacttaacgacaccacagacactttacataattaaaattttacaaacactgcagattttaattaaacaattactatgagtaataatttttatggatAATTCCGCGAATTAACTGCAATACGGTGTTTCAATTTAAACATAAAGAAGGATCTGGACTACTACTGCCGTCCTCGATGATACTGATTGCCGCTATTGGACCGCCAGTTGATACAAAGCAATCGATTTTGCGATTCATCCACCATCCCcactttagcaaaaatttgaacgttGAATACAGCAACACGCAGTACCGTCATCTTgacgcgaaatttcaaaattgaaatttaataattttattaaaatttatttgcgtcaataattatattaattaaactaaaaaatgtacttattaatttcaaaattttttaattgcgattttttaaaaatttactttaattaattatttactctattttttaattattttaaatttgtctgatgtctgttacattcacactcatgttaattttaatttatgcgGTAAATTATAGTGTACTCTTATTGGCTAATAGAGATTAAATTGTAAGccaatagaattattttaaacttgaaaatgGTTGGGCGACTTGTAGAAATATTTCGCTACTTTTGATCATAGATGGGGCGActcagacaaaaattttctggcaACCCTGTCTCAGGGGAAAATATCTCCAAGTCATTCAGTTtaaccaaaaattattttggttaatCGTTGAATTTCATTTTCCATATAAAAATGGAAGAAATTGGAATTACTGTACCAGACAAAGTaagtttttaatcaatttataaatttatttattgagccATAGTTATTCATATGGCTATATCCCATGATAttggatttattaatttttatgagttaAGTAATTACTTTGCACTCATGAATCCAAGACTCCATTGTCATGTACCACTAAATTGTATtcactaatttaaattctctcatgtttattcatttttttcattaggaTGTCTCTGAAACTGACATCAAACCGGTAATTGGTCATTACTCAGGTGTTGGTGATGATTTAGATATTGAAGATCTTTATACTCGATACAAGGTACa comes from Microplitis demolitor isolate Queensland-Clemson2020A chromosome 8, iyMicDemo2.1a, whole genome shotgun sequence and encodes:
- the LOC103573269 gene encoding synaptosomal-associated protein 25 isoform X3, with the protein product MPAPTSDAAGPAEGAGPPRTELQELQLKADQTTDESLESTRRMLALCEESHEVGMKSLVMLDEQGEQLDRIEEGMDQINADMREAEKNLTGMEKCCGICVLPCNKGASFKEDEGTWKGNDDGKVVNNQPQRVMDDRNGLGPQGGYIAKINNDARENEMEDNMGQVSTMIGNLRNMAIDMGSELENQNRQIDRINRKGESNETRIQVANERAHQLLK
- the LOC103573269 gene encoding synaptosomal-associated protein 25 isoform X2; amino-acid sequence: MPAPTSDAAGPAEGAGPPRTELQELQLKADQTTDESLESTRRMLALCEESKEAGIRTLVALDDQGEQLDRIEEGMDQINADMREAEKNLTGMEKCCGICVLPCNKGASFKEDEGTWKGNDDGKVVNNQPQRVMDDRNGLGPQGGYIAKINNDARENEMEDNMGQVSTMIGNLRNMAIDMGSELENQNRQIDRINRKGESNETRIQVANERAHQLLK
- the LOC103573268 gene encoding rho GTPase-activating protein 11A-like, which produces MLIYDVSDKDKVINSITSQLRNLGIKSRIKRHVKKNDNDDKQCDKLKKVFNVPLQNQPLDVVQLSSGAIVQVPIFVKHAIVFIEKHVNQEGLFRKAGSQARQKELISRLDNGNELGEKYHPLDVANCLKKYFRDLPEPIIPYDYHEIFIRCVMLKCSKVEAILMACMLLPSLHLNTLAFFMDFLKNVSQHECDNKMSSDNLAKVIGPNIMPLRETTMTAMQTRLEAHLFIVKILIENARCIGVLPKNLIDEHQKESYCMDIDIDRTIEDRLKEKKKKHRSGSLTRMLNGLKKIVGKNGSPEAIGPSSGNHLKALTHESSQVSPNKAGKKRRNAEGVSAQAVNMKKKRNSLDGDMNTAASIPQLIVTSPRDRKSIDKHSAQKSSKVRKYLSHGTSVGIHNNQKHEKSKKLGISLDRFVSRSKQKVNELEVTKEEKSPSSSPIERRWSASSDASSKKSMKKRRLQNWSASSLMTSPSVAKRQNERIARATITSDQYEDVFRDADVNLSDENGERDDIDPTCQRRRSQRLFNLNKSNESSAFNYCEDKLSGELVTYSKDESSEEYVKIPKREYEEIKNRVSAIESRISQEFGIDGIDHGGNKRLSTNSVTDVQNEYEKTLEEASIESIVSADHLARRLSKELKIRRSAEHKVIRSPSARRISSLRRRSQEKPITGRRRLSHNSSSWQVSEKMQTKKLTTETSENDNDDVTSFCSDETNARLMYLQKQLSTLISNTAEHTGSILSDDEASLNIINMPKSSIANVRRASSFHGNELINENIQLNSRIDKLKKTSSQRNITRDEEQSKYCSDSRMFEIVTEKKISWKNASVYFECETPARTTAPAVQTARASIAKLRTQNAGMVLAKARLFDHNENKSTQESLMERQRRNINGHRELKDNKSVPVENIRKKKCKSPKSYGTRPKLSKSPSEITITPNSSRQSLDKRSNRRHSLLSNQENKQTVEVDDQFLSPSARRESNRGLNSASRYSTTSMNTTSIKAEHNLVNRAGEFVDVSTINTPHIKKPLSTKTPKSARSLVRRPAIDSRRTPLKAVPPSSGTPKRQSPRYTLKTRQLSRHVN
- the LOC103573269 gene encoding synaptosomal-associated protein 25 isoform X1, whose product is MPAPTSDAAGPAEGAGPPRTELQELQLKADQTTDESLESTRRMLALCEESEDVGANTLMMLDHQGEQLDRIEEGMDQINADMREAEKNLTGMEKCCGICVLPCNKGASFKEDEGTWKGNDDGKVVNNQPQRVMDDRNGLGPQGGYIAKINNDARENEMEDNMGQVSTMIGNLRNMAIDMGSELENQNRQIDRINRKGESNETRIQVANERAHQLLK